The sequence CAAAAATGACCTTACAACAATTCAAAATGCAAATGACCTTGTCTCTTGGAGCGCGGTAGCCTTTGATCTTCAATAGCTCTAGTATAGAACAGTTAGGGATCACGTCAAGCTTATCGGCGCGAGACGAACTCACCTTGCTGAGCCAAATGTAGGAAGCGGTGGCCGTTCGAACTGACCGGCGGTATATCCAAGTGCTCTTCTCGCACCCAACTATAGATCCGGATCTTTTGGGCCAGAATTTCGTCCCGCTCGACATCTTCTTGATGTTGACCTCGTCTGCCAGGGCCTAGCAATTTCTCCAAATCCTTTTTCCGCCCTCTACTCCTGTTTCGAGGGAGGACTGGAGGGGGTGGTATCGCGGGAGAAAAAGTCTGGGAATACAACCTATTCATGACCAGCTTCTCCATTCCTTCCTTGGCATTGTCAAATTCAACGTCGGAGACTTCTTTCCAGACGTCGCACATggccatcttgtttgtgatAAACGCCAAGAAATCACCGATGATCTTGACCTGTTCGTGGACCATCCACTGCCTCTTCCCGAACTCGGTTAAAAAGGAACGAAGGAATTTAGCTACTGGGTCGGCTGTTCGATGCCTCAGCTGCTCCAGAAAGCGGTGGAAGTCAAATGGCTGATCGGGCTCGGGTTCTGGAGGAGGCGGACCGGTGCTCTCCGTTTCTTCGCCAACAGTCGCTTTCTGGGATACACTCGGGGGAGACTTCGGTGGTACGGCGGGGGGTGATAGAGACCTGCGAGAATGGTTCGATAGGATGGAAGACGTTTGTGGTTGCCGGGAGTTAGACTGCTGATCGCCCGCGCCATCCAAGGACGATGGGACGGGCTCGAGGCTGGATTTACGGGGAGGGAAACGTGGATGTGCGGCCAACTCAAGTCGAGGAGacattatttcttcttgacgcAAACTTGTTGTTTCGTCCGCGAATTGCTCTATTATGCTCTGAATCTCCGACTGCGAACCCTCGCATTTCCTGTCTTCCCCTTCCTTATCACTTTCTTTCCCACCAGCCTCAGCTGTTTGAACATCTCGAGGAACATCGGGGAGGTCTTTATCGGCGTAGGTTGGAGTTGTGAGAGGGGAGTACGGAGCTTGAGGAGTCTTCGGAGTAGGATCTATATAAGTATTGTCTTTCTGtggcggaggaggaggaagggTGGAATCGGTGTCGGTATCAAGTTGTAAGGCTGGCAAGGTGTCCGGTGCTCTCTTCGAGACTGACAAGCTTTCCATCGGTTGAGTGGGCGGTCTCATGTTTTCTTCCGAAGATCTCTCAGGATGACTTCCGGAGGGCTTATCCTCGGGTTCCATCTTCATAGTGTCTCCAGAAGAGACGTTATCTTCCATCGTGGGCTTAGATTCATCCATGGCTCCATTGAACAAGTTTGTGTCTTTCTCACCATCTTCAGGGGAAAGCAAGCCTGTGGGACTAGTCCTGATTGAGGGAGCGGCAGGCTCTTTGCTGCCAGGTCCTCCAACTCCAGATAGTGGTGGTTCTTGGTTTTGCTTGTTGTCTGGTGTAGGAGAAGGGGAAGATATATAGACTTCCGATGAGGGAGGCATAAGCTCAACCGTCAATACGGGAGATCCAACACTCTGCACCAGCCGCGGTAAAAATGAAAGGTAACTAGATGGCAGTCAACAGCAGGACATATTCATGCTCGAGAAAGGGCACGACAAATACGAGCTCGGCGACCCTGTCAGCATAGCAAAGCCTCCCTGCACTGTCCCGACACGCTGGAGGACGCTGCCGTGGGGGAATATCGAAGGGAGTTTCAGCGTTGGGCGATGGGCTGATCACGGGAGCCTTATCGCACGGGTTATTGTTCCGCCGGCTCCCTGATAAGCCCAACCTGAGGTCGAATCCCAACCCAGCCCTGGAAAAATCCTCCCCCTTTGCGCTTCCGCCTGTCGCTCCTCAGACAGCTTCTGGCCAACTCTACGCTGCCCAGGAGCAGTCCACGATGTGTGGCATCTTCTTCTCGCTTAGTAGCACAGAGTTTGTCCACCCCGAAGAAGACACACAGCGCATCATCAGGAATAGAGGACCAGACAGCTACCGGGCTCATCATGCATGCGTATCGTGCCCAACACCAAGTGGCGGCGATGAGCAGTGCGACGGCGACGCAGATTGCAAGCGGTATTTAACCTTCATATCGTCTGTTCTTGCTCTCAGAGGGGATCATGTGGAAGCACAGCCTCTCGTAGACCCTTCCAGCCAGTCAGTCCTCTGCTGGAATGGAGAGGCATGGAAAATGTCGAATGAGATTATCAATGGAAACGATACCCATCGAGTTTTCCAGCTGTTCTTGGAGTCAGTCAGGCCTTCAGAGGATCCCACACGATCATATGCATGTGAAGACCCCCTGCCCAGATTGGCACATGCTGTCAGTACCATATCAGGCCCGTTTTCTTTTGTGTTTTATGATGGCTACGCATCGAGGATTATCTACGGCAGAGACTTCCTGGGGAGAAGATCATTGCTGACTGGATGGGACGGAAGGGGGAACTTCAAGATTTCCAGCGTCTGTGATGGATCCTCATCTAACTGTTTTGAAGAAGTGACCACTGACGGCATCCATGTTATCCATCTTGCTCGCGGCTCTCGAATCGTCGATGTAACAACCATTCCATGGGTACATGGAACGAGTTCTCTCACGGCATTTCCTGTACGTTTATTCGCTGGAATGCCAGGAGGTTAAAGCTAACTTGAAAGCCGTAGAGTGCTCCAATACCACCCATGAACAAATGCCTTCCAGATACCACACCCCCAGCCCCGTCCCCGCTTGTCACCAGCTCTCCATCCGTGCTCGAACTAGAGAATCTACTTCGCCAATCACTTGAGCTTCGCGTCCAGGCCGTTCCCGACCCTCCTTCCTTATCAGCAGGAGCAAAGGTCGCAGTCCTCTTCTCCGGCGGGCTTGACTGCACCATCCTGGCGAGGCTCGCGCATGAACTACTCCCAGAAGACGAGCCGATCGACCTCTTGAATGTCGCATTCGAGAACCCCAGAGTAGCCGCAGCTAATCTTGCCAAGAACGGCAACCAGACCTCTGTCTTTGAGGATTGCCCGGACCGCAAGACCGGCCGGTCATCGTACGCAGAGCTGCGCCGAGTTTGTCCGACGCGCCCGTGGCGGTTTGTCTGCATAAATATTCCCTACGCGGAAACAAGACAGCATAGGGACCAAATTCGACGCCTGATGCGCCCTCACAACACGGAGATGGACCTGTCGATAACGTGTGCGCTATACTTCGCATCGCGCGGCGTTGGCGAAGTTACGCCAGATGATGATTCCGGGGTACCCACTCCCTACACGACGGCAGCACGGGTCCTTCTCTCC is a genomic window of Coccidioides posadasii str. Silveira chromosome 3, complete sequence containing:
- a CDS encoding uncharacterized protein (EggNog:ENOG410PIQF~COG:U~BUSCO:2970at33183); its protein translation is MPPSSEVYISSPSPTPDNKQNQEPPLSGVGGPGSKEPAAPSIRTSPTGLLSPEDGEKDTNLFNGAMDESKPTMEDNVSSGDTMKMEPEDKPSGSHPERSSEENMRPPTQPMESLSVSKRAPDTLPALQLDTDTDSTLPPPPPQKDNTYIDPTPKTPQAPYSPLTTPTYADKDLPDVPRDVQTAEAGGKESDKEGEDRKCEGSQSEIQSIIEQFADETTSLRQEEIMSPRLELAAHPRFPPRKSSLEPVPSSLDGAGDQQSNSRQPQTSSILSNHSRRSLSPPAVPPKSPPSVSQKATVGEETESTGPPPPEPEPDQPFDFHRFLEQLRHRTADPVAKFLRSFLTEFGKRQWMVHEQVKIIGDFLAFITNKMAMCDVWKEVSDVEFDNAKEGMEKLVMNRLYSQTFSPAIPPPPVLPRNRSRGRKKDLEKLLGPGRRGQHQEDVERDEILAQKIRIYSWVREEHLDIPPVSSNGHRFLHLAQQELLKIKGYRAPRDKVICILNCCKVIFGLLKNSRDSDTSADSFMPLLIYVVLKANPEHLVSNLQYILRFRNQEKLGGEAGYYLSSLSGAIQFIETLDRTSLTVSQEEFDRNVEEAVSAIAEKHKEAEQSLSREAEKPLASREITPRNSEELGSRSTDSPYASNPEDNPSMAGLLRTIQKPLTTIGRIFSDETESQQQQQRTLGPPQQNPGLASAPYQQQQQQQQSNNGLRGVDRQRSRNEPPTQQQRNGFEAQEAAARQASAEAAEAHRIQRAEHADVVETLSGMFPNLDKDVIDDVVRMKEGRVGLAVDACLALSAE
- a CDS encoding uncharacterized protein (BUSCO:210178at4751~EggNog:ENOG410PIH6~COG:E~BUSCO:3923at33183); the encoded protein is MCGIFFSLSSTEFVHPEEDTQRIIRNRGPDSYRAHHACVSCPTPSGGDEQCDGDADCKRYLTFISSVLALRGDHVEAQPLVDPSSQSVLCWNGEAWKMSNEIINGNDTHRVFQLFLESVRPSEDPTRSYACEDPLPRLAHAVSTISGPFSFVFYDGYASRIIYGRDFLGRRSLLTGWDGRGNFKISSVCDGSSSNCFEEVTTDGIHVIHLARGSRIVDVTTIPWVHGTSSLTAFPSAPIPPMNKCLPDTTPPAPSPLVTSSPSVLELENLLRQSLELRVQAVPDPPSLSAGAKVAVLFSGGLDCTILARLAHELLPEDEPIDLLNVAFENPRVAAANLAKNGNQTSVFEDCPDRKTGRSSYAELRRVCPTRPWRFVCINIPYAETRQHRDQIRRLMRPHNTEMDLSITCALYFASRGVGEVTPDDDSGVPTPYTTAARVLLSGLGADEVFAGYQRHALAFARQGFQGLVDEIDLDVGRLGKRNLGRDDRVLSNWGREARYPYLDEDFLRWALQRPVWEKCGFGIASNGAESAGGDGVVECPEEPELEPGKKALRLVAWNLGMNLVAKEKKRAIQFGSRTAKMESGRSKGTQVLS